Proteins encoded together in one Planctomyces sp. SH-PL14 window:
- a CDS encoding alpha-ketoglutarate-dependent dioxygenase AlkB has protein sequence MEPDVLLEQEFYSAHAELFAELLRSVTWDQSMKARRTASFGKPYIYSQMNYEVSEMLPCLVPVGEILSKRLSVHFNNCLLNLYESGQNTMGFHSDDTTNLLPGTGVAIMSLGSERTITFRSMDQRKLVHYSLKPGSLLYMGSDVQAGWMHSIRKQDGAGPRISLTWRAIL, from the coding sequence ATGGAACCAGACGTTCTGCTCGAACAAGAGTTCTACTCGGCTCATGCAGAGCTGTTTGCCGAATTGCTCCGTTCCGTCACGTGGGATCAAAGCATGAAGGCACGGAGAACGGCGAGTTTTGGCAAGCCTTACATCTATTCCCAAATGAATTACGAAGTATCAGAGATGTTGCCGTGCCTTGTTCCGGTTGGTGAAATACTATCGAAAAGGCTGAGTGTTCATTTCAACAACTGTTTGCTGAACCTGTACGAGAGCGGCCAGAACACGATGGGCTTCCACTCCGACGATACGACTAATCTGTTGCCGGGAACCGGCGTGGCGATCATGTCACTCGGGAGCGAACGAACCATCACTTTCCGCTCGATGGATCAGAGAAAACTGGTTCACTACAGCTTGAAGCCGGGGTCGTTGCTCTACATGGGATCGGACGTGCAAGCAGGCTGGATGCATTCGATCAGAAAGCAAGATGGCGCCGGACCACGAATCAGCCTCACTTGGCGGGCAATTCTCTGA
- a CDS encoding 3-methyl-2-oxobutanoate hydroxymethyltransferase → MKSDEHPFGALAPRDAHKRGLHRTMTLGGEYATRNYTVKHLQDLKGKTVLTETMPFTTREAVAAEEAGIDTLKVRFDPANPADAIAMRKAAPHTFMTFCIGLTKIATADEAVRAGYIAMEAGADGIMCQWGPKLIRAVSDAGIPVEAHAGLVPRLSTWTGGLRAVGKTMEEAMWIFEQIKSFEEAGAWAVEVEVVPAQLLAEISRRTRLVTSSIGAGSGGDIQFMFAEDILGCHAPPYPRHTKQYRDLYKMEQAMQVERVQGFRDYIADVKGGTFPGPQHIVNAPEGLINQFLSAVDGRGVESRPNDVNRRTGET, encoded by the coding sequence ATGAAATCTGACGAACACCCGTTTGGCGCGCTCGCGCCGAGAGACGCGCACAAACGAGGACTCCACCGAACGATGACCCTCGGCGGAGAATACGCGACCCGCAACTACACGGTGAAACACCTTCAGGATCTGAAGGGCAAAACCGTTCTCACCGAGACAATGCCTTTCACCACCAGGGAGGCCGTGGCTGCCGAAGAGGCGGGGATCGATACGCTGAAGGTCAGGTTTGATCCAGCGAATCCGGCGGATGCCATCGCGATGCGGAAAGCCGCACCTCATACGTTCATGACGTTCTGCATCGGGCTGACAAAGATTGCGACTGCGGACGAGGCGGTCCGAGCCGGCTACATCGCGATGGAGGCTGGCGCCGATGGAATCATGTGCCAATGGGGACCCAAACTGATTCGGGCCGTTTCTGATGCTGGCATCCCCGTGGAAGCTCACGCCGGCCTGGTGCCGCGCCTGAGTACCTGGACGGGAGGCCTCAGGGCGGTCGGCAAAACGATGGAAGAAGCGATGTGGATCTTCGAACAGATCAAGTCATTCGAAGAAGCCGGTGCCTGGGCCGTTGAAGTGGAAGTGGTGCCAGCTCAGTTGCTTGCGGAGATCTCCAGACGGACTCGACTGGTCACCTCGTCGATTGGTGCCGGCAGCGGCGGCGACATTCAGTTCATGTTCGCCGAAGACATCCTCGGCTGTCATGCTCCTCCCTATCCTCGACACACAAAACAGTATCGAGACCTCTACAAGATGGAGCAGGCGATGCAGGTCGAGCGGGTCCAGGGTTTCCGGGACTATATCGCCGATGTCAAAGGGGGCACGTTCCCGGGCCCCCAGCACATCGTCAACGCCCCGGAAGGCCTGATCAATCAGTTCCTGTCTGCAGTGGATGGTCGCGGGGTGGAGTCCCGTCCGAACGACGTGAATCGCCGGACCGGTGAGACCTGA
- a CDS encoding DUF1553 domain-containing protein, whose product MPRTVRLPFLLLALSLAALATARGAEIEYNRDIRPILADTCFACHGPDSAARKADLRLDRRDDAIAAGALAPGKPDESGFIERIFSTDPETLMPPPASHKKLTDRQKDLLKQWVASGAEYQPHWSFIAPTRPTPPAVKNTAWVRTPVDAFILARLEKEGLSPAAEADRRTLARRVSLDLTGLPPKPELVEAFVKDADPSAYEKLVDTLLESPKWGEHRGRYWLDYARYADTHGIHFDNYREMWTYRDWVIGAFNRNMPFDQFTVEQLAGDLLPNRTLEQQIASGFNRCNITTNEGGAIAEEYLVLYTRDRTETVSQVFMGLTAGCAVCHDHKFDPLSQKEFYSLAAFFNNTTQNAMDGNIKDTPPIIPVARPDEQPRLDALKQEIPAAQAKVAARRQEARPLFDEWMKTVKPEDFATTLPKEGLALLAPLKEGKGNKTHIEIDGKGRDVNLPRQTKWEPGHVSDNAVLITTSGVAEVKEAGDFERDQPFSCAAWVKLSPNDGSGSICARMDDQHDYRGWDFWIEGRRVGTHIVNKWSDDALKVVSTAQVPANEWTHVAFSYDGSSKAAGVKIYINGQVQPTGVQVDSLNHSIKTDVPFKVGQRQTGQFLPNLALHDLRVYRRPLPAEEMESLARSSKYATILAKPVEKRTPQEIEEVHTWWLATQDEQYRALTAVVNDLEWQDKNIRARGTVAHVMQEKTEPAMAFILNRGDYDKRKDQVSPDVPAVLPAFPAEAPRNRLGFAQWLLSPSHPLMARVTVNRFWQELFGSGLVRTSGDFGITGELPSHPELLDWLAVEFREQGWDVKKFYKMLVMSSAYRQAATVTPDKLEKDPSNRLLSRGPRFRMDAEMVRDYALATSGLLSGKIGGPSVRPYMPDGVWEAVAMVESNTRNYRRDTGESLYRRSLYTFWKRSAPPAQMDIFNAPSRETCTVRRERTNTPLQALMTLNDEQFVEAARHLAQRALTEGGADVVSRTRFLAENLLSRPLRSEEQPVIDASLGELVAFYKANPAEAAKVIAVGETKPLATLDAGELAAWTMLCNELMNLDEVLNK is encoded by the coding sequence ATGCCCCGCACCGTGCGACTCCCGTTTCTCCTGCTCGCTCTCTCTCTCGCCGCCCTCGCCACCGCCCGCGGCGCCGAGATCGAATACAACCGCGACATCCGCCCGATCCTGGCCGACACCTGCTTCGCCTGCCACGGGCCGGACAGCGCCGCCCGCAAAGCGGACCTCCGCCTCGATCGCCGCGATGACGCCATCGCCGCCGGAGCCCTCGCCCCCGGCAAGCCGGACGAAAGCGGATTCATCGAGCGGATCTTCTCGACCGATCCCGAAACACTCATGCCCCCGCCCGCTTCCCACAAGAAGCTGACGGACCGGCAGAAGGACCTCCTCAAGCAGTGGGTCGCCTCCGGCGCGGAGTACCAGCCGCACTGGTCGTTCATCGCCCCCACCCGGCCGACGCCCCCCGCGGTCAAGAACACCGCCTGGGTCCGGACACCGGTCGATGCGTTCATCCTGGCCCGGCTGGAAAAGGAAGGGCTTTCGCCTGCCGCGGAAGCGGATCGCCGGACGCTCGCGCGGCGGGTCAGCCTCGATCTGACCGGACTGCCGCCGAAGCCCGAGCTCGTCGAGGCCTTCGTCAAGGACGCCGATCCGAGTGCCTACGAAAAGCTCGTCGACACGCTGCTGGAATCGCCGAAGTGGGGAGAGCACCGCGGGCGGTACTGGCTCGACTATGCCCGCTACGCCGACACGCACGGGATCCACTTCGACAACTACCGCGAGATGTGGACGTACCGCGACTGGGTGATCGGGGCATTCAACCGCAACATGCCGTTCGACCAGTTCACCGTCGAACAGCTCGCGGGGGACCTGCTCCCGAACCGGACCCTCGAACAGCAGATCGCTTCGGGCTTCAACCGCTGCAACATCACGACGAACGAAGGGGGAGCGATCGCCGAGGAGTACCTTGTCCTCTACACCCGCGACCGGACCGAGACGGTGTCGCAGGTTTTCATGGGGCTGACCGCGGGGTGTGCTGTCTGCCACGACCACAAGTTCGACCCGCTCTCCCAGAAGGAGTTCTATTCGCTGGCGGCGTTCTTCAATAACACGACGCAGAACGCGATGGACGGCAACATCAAAGACACTCCGCCGATCATCCCCGTCGCCCGGCCCGACGAGCAGCCGCGGCTCGATGCCCTCAAGCAAGAGATCCCCGCCGCGCAGGCCAAGGTCGCCGCCCGTCGGCAGGAGGCCCGGCCGCTGTTCGACGAGTGGATGAAGACGGTCAAGCCGGAGGACTTCGCGACGACCCTGCCGAAGGAGGGGCTCGCCCTGCTGGCTCCGCTGAAGGAGGGGAAAGGGAACAAGACTCACATCGAGATCGACGGCAAGGGTCGCGACGTGAACCTCCCGCGGCAGACGAAGTGGGAGCCGGGGCATGTCTCGGACAACGCGGTGCTGATCACGACCAGCGGCGTCGCCGAGGTCAAGGAGGCGGGGGACTTTGAGCGGGACCAGCCGTTCAGCTGCGCGGCGTGGGTCAAGCTGTCTCCGAACGACGGCTCGGGATCGATCTGCGCCCGGATGGATGACCAGCACGACTACCGCGGCTGGGACTTCTGGATCGAGGGGCGGCGGGTCGGGACGCACATCGTCAACAAGTGGTCCGACGATGCGCTGAAGGTCGTTTCGACGGCGCAGGTCCCGGCGAACGAGTGGACGCACGTGGCGTTCAGCTATGACGGCTCGTCGAAGGCGGCGGGAGTGAAGATCTATATCAACGGCCAGGTCCAGCCGACCGGCGTCCAGGTGGACAGCCTCAACCACTCGATCAAGACGGATGTGCCGTTCAAGGTGGGCCAGCGGCAGACGGGGCAGTTCCTCCCGAATCTGGCTCTGCACGATCTGCGGGTCTATCGCCGTCCGCTGCCGGCGGAGGAGATGGAGTCGCTGGCCCGATCGTCAAAGTACGCCACGATCCTGGCGAAGCCGGTCGAGAAGCGGACGCCGCAGGAGATCGAGGAAGTCCACACCTGGTGGCTGGCGACGCAGGACGAGCAGTACCGGGCGCTGACGGCGGTTGTGAACGACCTGGAATGGCAGGACAAGAACATCCGTGCCCGCGGGACGGTGGCTCACGTCATGCAGGAGAAGACCGAGCCCGCGATGGCCTTCATCCTGAACCGCGGGGACTACGACAAGCGGAAGGATCAGGTTTCACCCGACGTTCCGGCGGTCCTGCCCGCGTTCCCCGCGGAGGCTCCGCGGAACCGGCTGGGGTTTGCCCAGTGGCTCCTCAGCCCGAGCCATCCGCTGATGGCCCGCGTCACGGTGAATCGCTTCTGGCAGGAGCTGTTCGGCAGCGGGCTGGTCCGGACGTCGGGGGACTTTGGGATCACGGGTGAGCTGCCGAGTCATCCGGAGCTGCTCGACTGGCTGGCGGTGGAGTTCCGCGAGCAGGGCTGGGACGTGAAGAAGTTCTACAAGATGCTCGTCATGTCCTCGGCCTACCGGCAGGCAGCGACCGTGACGCCGGACAAGCTGGAGAAGGATCCGTCGAACCGGTTGCTCTCGCGCGGGCCGCGGTTCCGGATGGATGCCGAGATGGTCCGTGACTATGCGCTGGCGACGAGCGGGCTGCTCTCAGGCAAGATCGGGGGGCCGAGCGTTCGTCCCTATATGCCCGATGGGGTCTGGGAAGCGGTGGCGATGGTGGAGAGCAATACCCGGAACTACCGCCGCGATACGGGTGAGAGTTTGTATCGCCGGAGTCTATACACGTTCTGGAAGCGGAGTGCTCCGCCGGCTCAGATGGACATCTTCAACGCACCGAGCCGGGAGACCTGCACGGTGCGGCGGGAGCGGACGAACACGCCGCTGCAGGCGTTGATGACGCTCAATGATGAGCAGTTTGTTGAGGCGGCCAGGCATCTGGCGCAGCGGGCGCTGACTGAGGGGGGGGCCGATGTGGTGTCGCGGACCCGCTTCCTGGCGGAGAATCTGTTATCGCGGCCGTTGCGGTCGGAGGAGCAGCCGGTGATCGATGCGTCGCTGGGCGAGTTGGTGGCGTTCTACAAGGCGAATCCGGCGGAGGCCGCGAAGGTGATTGCGGTCGGTGAGACGAAGCCGCTGGCGACGCTGGATGCGGGTGAGCTGGCAGCCTGGACGATGCTGTGCAACGAGCTGATGAACCTGGACGAAGTGCTCAACAAATAA
- a CDS encoding SRPBCC domain-containing protein: protein MCKTIKQRVKFNAPPAVIYDLLADSKKHSAVTGKQATISRKIGGTFSASGNEVSGINVDLVPGQRIVQAWRHRLFPEGIFSMAAVTLTPTADGGTELVLTHRGVPKDLIPETELSWREQYWSRIKAFLAHAG, encoded by the coding sequence ATGTGTAAGACCATCAAGCAGCGCGTGAAGTTCAACGCCCCACCGGCGGTCATTTACGATCTTCTCGCAGACTCGAAGAAGCACTCAGCGGTGACCGGCAAGCAGGCGACGATCAGTCGCAAGATTGGCGGGACTTTTTCGGCCAGCGGGAACGAAGTCTCCGGGATCAACGTCGATCTCGTACCCGGGCAGCGAATCGTTCAGGCCTGGCGCCATCGACTGTTCCCCGAAGGCATCTTTTCCATGGCGGCTGTGACCCTGACTCCCACTGCTGACGGCGGCACGGAACTCGTACTGACGCATCGCGGTGTGCCAAAGGACCTGATCCCTGAGACCGAACTCAGTTGGCGCGAGCAGTATTGGTCGAGAATCAAAGCCTTCCTTGCTCACGCGGGCTAA